From the genome of Sphingobacterium sp. UGAL515B_05:
AAGCACCCCCATCAGCGTCGATTTACCAGCGCCATTGGCTCCTAGGATTGCCAGAATTTCTCCTTTGCGCACCTGAAAGGTAATATCCTTTAGGAGCTTTCGTCCGTTCACTTCGTAGTTGATCTTCTCTACACGTAGCATAATGCGATTATTTTTTAAGCCTCTGCCTAAAGACTATTTATCTTTGATTAAAATATACAAGAATACCGGTGTACCCAGTAAAGCTGTAATCACGCCAATGGGCAATTCGATGGGTGCCACGGCGACCCGGGCAATCACGTCTGCCAATGTCAACACCAGTGCCCCTAATAGTAATGATCCGGGGAGCACAAATCTGTGATCCGCCCCACCCATCAGGCGAACTGTATGTGGAACAATCAATCCCACAAAACCAATAATGCCCGACACCGCAACGGATGCTCCCACAGCAAGCGTGGATAAGACAACCACCCAGCGTTTGACGCGATCGGTACGCATACCCAAAAGATCCGCCTGCAACTCCCCGAGGGAAAAGGCATTCAACGACTTTCCAAAAAAAGGCAAGATCAGCACCGGGATCAAAATAAAGGGAGCCAACGCCCTTAGGTTATCCCAAGTAGCCCCGCCAAGACTGCCCAGCATCCAAAATGTGATGGTACGCAATTGTTGCTCCGTCGACATATAAGTCATCAAACCCGTCAACGCACCAGCAAAGGCATTGATGGCAATACCCGCCAACAACATCGTCGTCACATTTGGACGGCCATTTTTACTGGCGATACGGTAAACCAAAAAAGCGGTTAAACCAGCGCCCACAAAAGCACCAAAAGCCAATATATAATATCCAATCCAGGCCGCTAAAGAGGTGAAGAGAAAAGTTTCAAAGGCAATGATCAGTACTGCAAAAAGGGACGCTCCAGAAGAAATCCCTATCAATCCGGGCTCTGCCAATGGGTTGCGAAATATACCCTGGATCGCAGCACCCGATATACCAAGTGCTGCCCCCACCAAAAGTCCGAGCAAAAGACGCGGCATACGAATCTCAAAAAGAACATCTCCTTGCATATTGTGCACAGCTTCGGCACTTCCCAAGTGCAATTTTTGCGTCAACATCGTTAAGATGTCAGCGGACGGAATATGGTAGGCCCCCATCCCCAAGGCAACAATACTTACAACACCCAATACCAGGCCCAAAGCTAATAGGATAAATTTCTGTTTCTTTTGCACCGGCTTTATTTTGAATCCATCACTCTTCCAAATCCACGGTGCAATTCTAAGATTGCGTCTGGCAGCCGGTTACTGAAATTTACCAGTAGTGAGGCATTCATCACCAAGATACGGCCGTTTTTACCCGCATTCGTAATACGCATGCCCGGCAATTTGAGGATAGCATCCTCTCCGCCAAGACTACTCGCGCCAAAATCAAATAGCAACACAATATCTGGATTGGCCTGCACCAGCGCTTCCGTCGTAT
Proteins encoded in this window:
- a CDS encoding FecCD family ABC transporter permease; protein product: MQKKQKFILLALGLVLGVVSIVALGMGAYHIPSADILTMLTQKLHLGSAEAVHNMQGDVLFEIRMPRLLLGLLVGAALGISGAAIQGIFRNPLAEPGLIGISSGASLFAVLIIAFETFLFTSLAAWIGYYILAFGAFVGAGLTAFLVYRIASKNGRPNVTTMLLAGIAINAFAGALTGLMTYMSTEQQLRTITFWMLGSLGGATWDNLRALAPFILIPVLILPFFGKSLNAFSLGELQADLLGMRTDRVKRWVVVLSTLAVGASVAVSGIIGFVGLIVPHTVRLMGGADHRFVLPGSLLLGALVLTLADVIARVAVAPIELPIGVITALLGTPVFLYILIKDK